A genomic window from Streptomyces broussonetiae includes:
- a CDS encoding PAS domain-containing protein: protein MSASRRSGTTDELGPGEPDEPGDPGESGGSDLLAALLDGMDAALCAFDADGVVTHWNREAERILGWTAAEAVGRHGFAGWAVRSADAEEVQSRLMSAMHAPGRQVHEFALVTKDGGRVLVRTQSAAVRGPDGKPAGLYCAFSEVHAQIDLERSIALSEALFEDAAWGVVLIDADLRPAVVNAHAARALGIGRTSALGRPLGELLAQGVEELEAALTHVLAEGAPPAPAEMWLSLRTAQGEKRRCWRSGFVRLASPLAEEPVPLGVGWLFQDVTETKQGEQEAALLRFRTNQLHRAARAAAECEDALEAAIVHLDFALAGFADHALVDRVARAPRVDPHTDGEESPVRLVRLAETPAGGPGPSQLTGAAGLPVRYEPGHPAVQCVERAGPVRADAGSVPPELAREWALTRQWPGDAVHALCAVLRSRGRTLGVVTFLRGSGRSRFERSDTAYAEDVAVRIAAALDLAEAVRGRKDSE, encoded by the coding sequence GTGAGTGCTTCCCGGCGGAGTGGGACCACTGACGAACTGGGGCCGGGCGAGCCCGACGAGCCCGGTGACCCCGGTGAGTCCGGCGGCTCCGACCTGCTCGCCGCGCTGCTCGACGGCATGGACGCGGCCCTGTGCGCGTTCGACGCCGACGGGGTCGTCACGCACTGGAACCGCGAGGCCGAGCGGATCCTCGGCTGGACGGCCGCCGAGGCGGTCGGGCGGCACGGCTTCGCCGGCTGGGCGGTGCGCAGCGCCGATGCCGAGGAGGTCCAGTCCCGGCTGATGTCCGCGATGCATGCGCCGGGCCGGCAGGTGCACGAGTTCGCGCTGGTCACGAAGGACGGCGGGCGGGTCCTCGTGCGCACGCAGTCCGCCGCCGTACGGGGCCCGGACGGCAAGCCCGCCGGGTTGTACTGCGCGTTCAGCGAGGTGCACGCGCAGATCGACCTCGAGCGGTCCATCGCGCTGAGCGAGGCCCTGTTCGAGGACGCGGCCTGGGGCGTCGTCCTCATCGACGCCGACCTGCGGCCGGCCGTGGTGAACGCGCACGCGGCCCGGGCGCTCGGCATCGGGCGCACGTCCGCGCTGGGCAGACCGCTCGGCGAGCTGCTCGCCCAGGGCGTGGAGGAGCTGGAGGCCGCGCTCACGCACGTCCTGGCCGAGGGCGCCCCGCCCGCGCCCGCCGAGATGTGGCTGTCCCTGCGGACTGCACAGGGCGAGAAGCGGCGCTGCTGGCGCAGCGGCTTCGTCCGGCTGGCCTCGCCGCTCGCGGAGGAGCCGGTGCCGCTGGGCGTGGGCTGGCTGTTCCAGGACGTCACCGAGACGAAGCAGGGCGAGCAGGAGGCGGCGCTGCTGCGGTTCCGCACCAACCAGCTGCACCGCGCCGCCCGAGCCGCAGCCGAGTGCGAGGACGCGCTCGAGGCGGCCATCGTCCACCTGGACTTCGCCCTCGCCGGCTTCGCCGACCACGCGCTGGTCGACCGGGTGGCACGCGCCCCGCGCGTGGACCCGCACACGGACGGGGAGGAGAGCCCCGTACGGCTGGTGCGGCTCGCCGAGACCCCCGCCGGGGGGCCGGGGCCGAGCCAGCTCACCGGGGCTGCCGGGCTGCCGGTGCGCTACGAGCCCGGGCACCCGGCCGTGCAGTGCGTGGAGCGGGCCGGTCCCGTGCGCGCGGACGCCGGGTCGGTCCCGCCGGAACTGGCCCGGGAGTGGGCGCTCACCCGGCAGTGGCCCGGCGACGCGGTGCACGCCCTGTGCGCGGTGCTGCGCAGCCGGGGTCGGACCCTGGGCGTGGTGACCTTCCTGCGCGGCTCCGGCCGCAGCCGCTTCGAACGGTCCGACACGGCCTATGCCGAGGACGTGGCGGTCCGCATAGCGGCGGCGCTGGATCTGGCGGAGGCGGTACGCGGCCGAAAGGACAGCGAGTAG
- the pdxH gene encoding pyridoxamine 5'-phosphate oxidase → MTDREPLLDPAFDPAAMRKQYQAEGLAEQDLATRPMDQFARWFEDAARAALHGTLYEPNAMVVSTADAAGRPSSRTVLMKQFDSDGFVFYTNYDSRKGRELADNPHIALLFPWHPLSRQVIVTGTARRTGRDETAAYFRTRPHGSQLGAWASTQSSVVASRAALDTAFADLEARYPDGEQVPVPPHWGGFRVVPETIEFWQGRLNRLHDRLRYTARPEGTWKVERLSP, encoded by the coding sequence GTGACCGACCGCGAACCCCTCCTGGACCCCGCCTTCGATCCCGCCGCCATGCGCAAGCAGTACCAGGCCGAAGGCCTCGCCGAACAGGACCTCGCCACCCGTCCCATGGACCAGTTCGCCCGCTGGTTCGAGGACGCCGCCCGCGCGGCCCTGCACGGCACGCTCTACGAACCCAACGCGATGGTCGTCTCCACGGCGGACGCGGCAGGCCGCCCCAGCTCCCGCACGGTCCTGATGAAGCAGTTCGACAGCGACGGCTTCGTCTTCTACACCAACTACGACTCCCGCAAGGGCCGCGAGCTGGCGGACAACCCACACATCGCCCTGCTCTTCCCCTGGCATCCGCTCTCCCGCCAGGTCATCGTCACCGGCACCGCCCGCCGCACCGGCCGCGACGAGACCGCCGCCTACTTCCGCACCCGGCCGCACGGCTCCCAGCTGGGCGCGTGGGCCAGCACCCAGTCCTCGGTGGTCGCCTCCCGCGCCGCGCTGGACACCGCCTTCGCCGACCTGGAGGCCCGCTACCCCGACGGCGAGCAGGTCCCGGTGCCGCCGCACTGGGGCGGCTTCCGCGTCGTCCCCGAGACCATCGAGTTCTGGCAGGGCCGCCTGAACCGCCTCCACGACCGGCTGCGCTACACGGCACGGCCCGAAGGCACCTGGAAGGTGGAGCGCCTGAGCCCCTGA
- a CDS encoding citrate synthase 2, with translation MSDFVPGLEGVVAFETEIAEPDKEGGALRYRGVDIEDLVGQVSFGNVWGLLVDGAFNPGLPPAEPFPIPVHSGDIRVDVQSALAMLAPVWGLKPLLDIDEQQARDDLARAAVMALSYVAQSARGQGRPMVPQREIDKAQSVVERFMIRWRGEPDPKHVAAVDAYWTSAAEHGMNASTFTARVIASTGADVAAALSGAVGAMSGPLHGGAPSRVLGMIEEIERTGDAEAYVKNALDRGERLMGFGHRVYRAEDPRARVLRRTARELGAPRFEIAEALEKAALEELHNRRPDRVLATNVEFWAAIMLDFAEVPAHMFTSMFTCARTAGWSAHILEQKRTGRLVRPSARYVGPGPRRPEEISGFADIAH, from the coding sequence ATGTCCGATTTCGTACCCGGACTCGAGGGAGTCGTCGCGTTCGAGACGGAGATCGCCGAACCGGACAAGGAGGGCGGCGCCCTGCGTTACCGGGGCGTCGACATCGAGGACCTGGTCGGGCAGGTCTCGTTCGGGAACGTGTGGGGGCTGCTGGTCGACGGCGCCTTCAACCCCGGTCTGCCGCCCGCCGAGCCGTTCCCGATCCCGGTCCACTCCGGTGACATCCGGGTGGACGTGCAGTCGGCGCTCGCCATGCTCGCCCCGGTGTGGGGCCTGAAGCCGCTGCTCGACATCGACGAGCAGCAGGCACGGGACGATCTCGCGCGGGCCGCCGTGATGGCCCTGTCGTACGTCGCCCAGTCCGCACGCGGGCAGGGGCGGCCGATGGTGCCGCAGCGGGAGATCGACAAGGCCCAGTCGGTGGTCGAGCGGTTCATGATCCGGTGGCGCGGGGAGCCGGACCCCAAGCATGTCGCGGCCGTGGACGCGTACTGGACGTCCGCCGCCGAACACGGCATGAACGCATCAACGTTCACGGCCCGGGTGATCGCGTCCACCGGGGCGGACGTGGCCGCCGCGCTGTCCGGCGCGGTCGGCGCCATGTCCGGGCCGCTGCACGGAGGTGCGCCGTCCCGGGTGCTCGGCATGATCGAGGAGATCGAGCGCACCGGGGACGCGGAGGCGTACGTCAAAAACGCGCTGGACCGGGGCGAACGGCTGATGGGCTTCGGGCACCGGGTGTACCGGGCCGAGGACCCGCGGGCGCGGGTCCTGCGGCGTACGGCGCGGGAGTTGGGGGCACCGCGGTTCGAGATCGCGGAGGCGCTCGAGAAGGCGGCGCTTGAGGAGCTGCACAACCGGCGGCCGGACCGGGTGCTCGCCACCAACGTGGAGTTCTGGGCCGCGATCATGCTGGACTTCGCCGAGGTGCCGGCCCACATGTTCACGTCGATGTTCACGTGTGCGAGGACCGCCGGGTGGTCGGCGCACATTCTGGAGCAGAAGCGCACCGGGCGGCTGGTACGGCCTTCTGCGCGGTATGTGGGTCCCGGACCGCGGCGGCCCGAGGAGATCTCCGGGTTTGCGGATATCGCCCACTGA
- a CDS encoding isopenicillin N synthase family dioxygenase, which produces MTTHPMTATPSYDQLPIIDLSAADRGTQARALLHAQLHSAAHDVGFFQLVGHGVTRAETDALLTAMRAFFALPEADRLALDNVNSPHFRGYTRTGDERTAGARDWRDQLDIGAERPARAPAPGEPPYWWLQGPNQWPAALPELRTAALAWIDRLSAVAQRLLRELLTAIGAPADFYDPIFGAHSHPHLKLVRYPGSAGDGTGQGVGAHKDYGFLTLLLQDTIGGLQVLREDGLFHDVPPLEGAFVVNLGELLEVATDGYLLATNHRVVSPPGATERFSVPFFYNPRLDARIEPLPFPHAAAAPGITTDPANPLYAQYGYNELKGKLRAHPLVAERHHAQLLTAA; this is translated from the coding sequence ATGACCACGCACCCCATGACGGCGACCCCGTCCTACGACCAGCTCCCGATCATCGACCTGTCTGCCGCCGACCGCGGCACCCAGGCCCGTGCCCTGCTCCACGCCCAGTTGCACAGCGCCGCCCACGACGTCGGTTTCTTCCAGCTCGTCGGACACGGCGTGACCCGGGCCGAGACCGACGCGCTGCTCACCGCCATGCGCGCCTTCTTCGCCCTGCCCGAGGCCGACCGGCTCGCCCTCGACAATGTCAACTCCCCGCACTTTCGCGGCTACACCCGCACCGGCGACGAGCGCACCGCCGGTGCCCGCGACTGGCGCGACCAGCTCGACATCGGCGCCGAACGCCCCGCACGCGCCCCCGCCCCCGGCGAGCCGCCGTACTGGTGGCTCCAGGGCCCCAACCAGTGGCCGGCCGCCCTTCCCGAGCTGCGCACGGCGGCCCTGGCCTGGATCGACAGACTGAGCGCGGTCGCGCAGCGCCTCCTGCGCGAACTGCTGACGGCGATCGGCGCCCCGGCGGACTTCTACGACCCGATCTTCGGCGCGCACTCCCACCCGCACCTCAAGCTCGTCCGCTACCCCGGCAGCGCGGGCGACGGCACCGGCCAGGGCGTCGGTGCCCACAAGGACTACGGCTTCCTGACCCTGCTCCTGCAGGACACGATCGGCGGCCTCCAGGTCCTGCGCGAGGACGGCCTCTTCCACGACGTCCCGCCCCTGGAGGGTGCCTTCGTGGTCAACCTCGGCGAACTGCTGGAGGTGGCGACCGACGGCTACCTCCTCGCCACCAACCACCGCGTGGTGAGCCCGCCCGGAGCCACGGAACGCTTCTCGGTCCCGTTCTTCTACAACCCCCGCCTGGACGCGCGGATCGAGCCGCTGCCCTTCCCGCACGCGGCAGCGGCTCCCGGCATCACGACCGACCCCGCCAACCCCCTGTACGCGCAGTACGGCTACAACGAGTTGAAGGGCAAGCTCAGGGCTCACCCACTGGTGGCGGAGAGGCACCATGCGCAGTTGCTGACCGCGGCGTGA
- a CDS encoding TetR/AcrR family transcriptional regulator has protein sequence MTAERDRAPKQDRSRATRQRLLEAAVACLAEHGWAGSTVSVVAERAGVSRGAAQHHFPTREDLFTAAVEYVAEERSTALRALFPGGAADRRAVVTALVGLYTGPLFRAALHLWVAASNEEQLGPRVTELEARVGRETHRIAVELLGADESRPGVRETVQGFLDMARGLGLANLLTDDTGRRERVVAQWGALLDAALG, from the coding sequence ATGACGGCGGAACGTGACCGTGCGCCCAAACAGGACCGCAGCCGGGCCACCCGGCAGCGGCTGCTGGAGGCCGCCGTGGCCTGCCTGGCCGAGCACGGCTGGGCGGGCTCGACCGTCTCCGTCGTCGCCGAACGCGCCGGTGTCTCCCGGGGCGCCGCCCAGCACCACTTCCCGACCCGCGAGGACCTGTTCACCGCGGCCGTCGAGTACGTCGCCGAGGAGCGCTCCACCGCGCTCCGGGCACTCTTCCCGGGCGGCGCCGCCGACCGCCGGGCCGTCGTCACGGCTCTCGTCGGCCTCTACACCGGCCCGCTCTTCCGCGCCGCCCTGCACCTGTGGGTCGCCGCCTCGAACGAGGAACAGCTGGGCCCGCGGGTGACCGAGCTGGAAGCCCGGGTAGGCCGCGAGACCCACCGCATCGCCGTCGAGCTGCTCGGCGCCGACGAGAGCCGTCCCGGCGTCCGGGAAACCGTCCAGGGCTTCCTGGACATGGCCCGCGGCCTGGGGCTCGCCAACCTCCTCACCGACGACACGGGCCGCCGCGAACGGGTCGTCGCCCAGTGGGGCGCCCTGCTGGACGCGGCACTGGGCTGA
- a CDS encoding enoyl-CoA hydratase family protein, whose amino-acid sequence MSTPIGRTRARGVETLSLDATDTRNALSAALVRGLANALNECAEDDDVRAVVLTHTGNTFSAGADLRDPPDPDALVGLLRRIVELPKPVAARVTGHVRAGGLGLLAACDIAAASTAATFAFTEVRIGVAPAVISLPLLPRTDPRALARYYLTGERFDAAEAVRLGLLTTTADDVDEALAPILDGLRRSAPQALAETKRLLTARVLESFDRDAADLTALSARLFASGQAREGMTAFLEKRDAAWVV is encoded by the coding sequence GTGAGCACACCCATCGGCCGCACGCGCGCGCGGGGCGTCGAAACCCTCAGCCTCGACGCCACCGACACCCGCAACGCGCTCTCCGCGGCCCTCGTCCGCGGCCTCGCGAACGCCCTGAACGAGTGCGCCGAGGACGACGACGTACGGGCCGTCGTCCTCACCCACACCGGCAACACCTTCAGCGCGGGCGCCGACCTGCGCGACCCGCCGGACCCGGACGCCCTCGTCGGGCTGCTCCGCCGGATCGTGGAGCTGCCCAAACCGGTCGCGGCCCGGGTGACCGGCCATGTCCGTGCGGGCGGGCTCGGCCTGCTGGCCGCCTGCGACATCGCCGCCGCGTCCACCGCGGCCACCTTCGCCTTCACCGAGGTCCGCATCGGGGTCGCGCCCGCGGTGATCTCCCTGCCACTCCTCCCGCGCACCGACCCGCGCGCCCTGGCCCGGTACTACCTCACCGGCGAGCGCTTCGATGCGGCCGAGGCCGTACGCCTGGGCCTGCTGACGACGACGGCGGACGACGTGGACGAGGCACTCGCCCCGATCCTCGACGGCCTGCGCCGCTCCGCCCCGCAGGCCCTGGCCGAGACGAAACGGCTGCTCACAGCTAGGGTGCTGGAATCATTCGACCGGGACGCGGCGGACCTGACCGCGCTCTCGGCCCGGCTGTTCGCCTCCGGCCAGGCCCGGGAGGGGATGACGGCCTTCCTGGAGAAGCGGGACGCGGCATGGGTGGTGTGA